One segment of Sylvia atricapilla isolate bSylAtr1 chromosome 8, bSylAtr1.pri, whole genome shotgun sequence DNA contains the following:
- the CCAR1 gene encoding cell division cycle and apoptosis regulator protein 1 isoform X8, protein MAQFGGQKNPPWATQFTATAVSQPAALGVQQPSLLGASPTIYTQQTALAAAGLTTQTPTNYQLTQTAALQQQAAAAAAALQQQYSQPQQTLYSVQQQLQQPQQTLLTQPAVALPTSLSLSTPQPAAQITVSYPAPRSSQQQTQPQKQRVFTGVVTKLHDTFGFVDEDVFFQLSAVKGKTPQVGDRVLVEATYNPNMPFKWNAQRIQTLPNQNQSQAQPLLKTPPAVLQPIAQQTFGVQAQPQPQSLLQAQISAASITPLLQTQPQPLLQQPQQKGGLLQPPVRLVSQPQPARRLDPPSRFSGRNDRGGDPMPNRKDDRSRERERERRRSRERSPQRKRSRERSPRRERERSPRRPRRVVPRYTVQFSKFSLDCRSCDMMELRRRYQNLYIPSDFFDAQFTWVDAFPMSRPFQLGNYCNFYVMHREVDPIDKNAAVLDPPDADHLYSAKVMLMASPSMEDLYHKSCALAEDPQELRDGFQHPARLVKFLVGMKGKDEAMAIGGHWSPSLDGPDPEKDPSVLIKTAIRCCKALTGIDLSVCTQWYRFAEIRYHRPEETHKGRTVPAHVETVVLFFPDVWHCLPTRSEWETLSRGYKQQLVEKLQGERKEADGEQDEEEKDDGEAKEISTPTHWSKLDPKTMKVNDLRKELESRTLSSKGLKSQLIARLTKQLKVEEQKEEQKELEKSEKEEEEEEDRKSEDDKEEEERKRQEELERQRRERRYILPDEPAIIVHPNWAAKSGKFDCSIMSLSVLLDYRLEDNKEHSFEVSLFAELFNEMLQRDFGVRIYKALISLPEREDKKDKKGKKDERKEKKEEKDDETDDPKPKRRKSGDDKDKKEEKDEKKREDKKKDDAKDEEETEDDNNQEEYDPMEAEDAEDEDEDRDEEEMNKREDRREGNKHCKERASKDKEKDKTQMVTVNRDLLMAFVYFDQSHCGYLLEKDMEEILYTLGLHLSRAQVKKLLNKVVLRESCFYRRLTDTSKDEENQEESDELQEDMLGNRLLLPSPAVKQESKAVEENVGLIVYNGAMVDVGSLLQKLEKSERVRAEIEQKLQLLEEKTDEDEKTILQLENSNKSLSAELKEVKKDLGQLQENLKTSDDKKLQFEGQLNKTIKNLATVMDEIQSVLKQDIVKNEDKDQKSKENGANV, encoded by the exons ttgcAGCAACCTCAGCAGACCCTTTTAACTCAG CCTGCAGTTGCGCTCCCGACCAGCCTCAGCCTGTCCACGCCCCAGCCGGCAGCACAGATCACTGTCTCCTACCCAGCTCCCCgctccagccagcagcaaacccagccaCAAAAGCAGCGTGTCTTCACTGGGGTGGTGACTAAGCTACATGATACATTTGGCTTTGTGGATGAAGATGTCTTCTTTCAGCTTAG TGCTGTCAAAGGAAAGACCCCTCAGGTGGGTGACAGAGTTTTGGTAGAAGCTACTTACAATCCTAATATGCCATTCAAATGGAATGCCCAAAGGATCCAGACCCTCCCGAACCAG AACCAGAGCCAGGCGCAGCCGCTGCTGAAGACGCCGCCGGCCGTCCTGCAGCCCATCGCTCAGCAGACCTTCGGGGtccaggcacagccacagccgcagtccctgctgcaggcacagatcTCAGCAGCTTCCATCACACCTCTGCTCCAGACACAgcctcagccactgctgcagcagccgcAGCAGAAAG GTGGTTTGTTGCAGCCCCCAGTCCGTCTGGTTTCACAGCCACAACCAGCTCGAAGACTAGACCCACCATCCAGATTTTCTGGGAGGAATGACCGAGGAGGAGACCCTATGCCAAACAGAAAGGATGACAGGAG TCGTGAAAGAGAACGAGAGAGACGCAGGTCCCGGGAAAGATCTCCGCAGAGGAAACGCTCACGAGAGAGATCGCCCAGACGGGAGAGGGAGAGGTCACCGCGGAGACCCCGGCGGGTCGTTCCTCGTTACACCGTTCAGTTCTCCAAGTTTTCATTGGACTG CCGTAGCTGTGATATGATGGAGCTGAGGAGGCGTTACCAGAACTTGTATATCCCGAGCGATTTCTTTGATGCTCAGTTTACATGGGTGGATGCTTTTCCTATGTCTAGACCATTTCAGCTGGGAAACTACTGTAATTTCTATGTAATGCATAGAGAAGTAGATCCTATAGATAAGAACGCTGCTGTCCTTGATCCACCTGATGCTGATCATCTCTACAGTGCTAAG GTGATGTTGATGGCTAGTCCTAGCATGGAAGATCTCTACCACAAGTCATGTGCTTTGGCTGAGGACCCCCAAGAACTTCGTGATGGATTTCAGCATCCTGCTAGACTTGTAAAG TTTTTAGTGGGTATGAAAGGCAAAGATGAAGCTATGGCTATTGGAGGACACTGGTCCCCATCACTGGATGGACCTGATCCAGAAAAGGACCCTTCGGTGCTGATAAAGACGGCAATTCGTTGTTGCAAGGCTCTTACAGGGATTGACTTAAGTGTGTGCACGCAATG GTACCGTTTTGCAGAGATTCGCTACCATCGCCCTGAGGAGACCCACAAGGGGCGTACAGTTCCAGCTCATGTGGAgacagtggttttatttttcccgGATGTTTGGCATTGCCTTCCCACCCGCTCAGAGTGGGAAACCCTCTCCCGAGGATACAAGCAGCAGCTGGTCGAGAAGCTTCAGGGTGAACGCAAGGAGGCTGATGGAGAACAG gatgaagaggaaaaggatGATGGAGAAGCTAAAGAGATCTCTACGCCTACACACTGGTCTAAACTGGATCCAAAAACAATGAAG GTAAATGACCTTCGCAAAGAATTAGAAAGTCGAACCCTTAGCTCTAAGGGACTGAAATCTCAGCTGATAGCTCGACTGACAAAGCAGCTAAAAGTAGAGGaacaaaaagaagagcaaaaggaGCTAGAGAAGtctgagaaagaagaggaagaggaggaggatagAAAATCTGAGGATGATAAAGAG gaagaggaaagaaagcgCCAAGAGGAGCTGGAACGTCAGCGGCGGGAGCGACGCTACATCCTGCCGGATGAGCCAGCCATCATTGTGCACCCAAACTGGGCAGCAAAGAGTGGCAAGTTTGACTGCAGCATTATGTCTCTGAGTGTTCTTCTGGACTACAGATTAGAAGATAATAAAGAACATTCCTTTGAG GTATCATTGTTTGCAGAACTCTTCAATGAAATGCTTCAGAGAGATTTTGGTGTTAGAATTTACAAAGCACTGATTTCTCTCCCAGAGAGAGAGgacaaaaaggacaaaaaaggcaaaaaagatgagagaaaagaaaaaaaagaagaaaaagatgatgAAACAGATGATCCAAAAcctaagagaagaaaatctggagatgataaagataaaaaagaagagaaagatgaaaagaag AGggaagataaaaagaaagatgatgctaaagatgaagaagaaactGAAGATGACAATAATCAAGAAGAATATGATCCAATGGAGGCAGAAGATgctgaagatgaagatgaag ACCGGGATGAAGAGGAAATGAACAAACGAGAAGAcagaagagagggaaataaGCATTGTAAAGAGAGGGCGTCTAAAGATAAA GAGAAAGACAAGACCCAGATGGTCACTGTTAACAGGGATCTCCTGAtggcttttgtttattttgatcAAAGTCACTGTGGATACCTTCTGGAGAAGGACATGGAGGAAATCCTGTACACTCTTGGACTACACCTGTCACGTGCTCAG GTCAAGAAGCTGCTCAATAAAGTAGTGCTTCGAGAATCTTGCTTTTACAGAAGACTAACAGATACTtcaaaagatgaagaaaaccaagaagaaTCTGACGAGCTACAGGAAGATATGTTAG GAAACCGCCTGCTGCTGCCATCGCCCGCTGTGAAGCAGGAGTCCAAGGCTGTGGAGGAGAACGTCGGCCTCATTGTGTACAACGGGGCCATGGTGGATGTGGGGAGCCTTCTACAGAAGCTGGAGAAAAGTGAAAGGGTGCGAGCAGAGATTGAGCAAAAGCTGCAGCTactagaagaaaaaacag ATGAGGATGAAAAAACTATACTACAACTGGAGAATTCTAACAAAAGTCTGTCTGCGGAGctaaaagaagtaaaaaaggaTCTTGGCCAACTGCAAGAAAATTTGAAGACCTCAGATgataaaaaattgcaatttgAGGGTCAGCTGAATAAGACAATCAAAAATTTAGCTACTGTTATGGATGAAATACAGAGTGTTCTCAAACAG gacATTGTGAAGAACGAAGATAAAGATcagaaatccaaagaaaatgGAGCAAACGTATGA
- the CCAR1 gene encoding cell division cycle and apoptosis regulator protein 1 isoform X5: MAQFGGQKNPPWATQFTATAVSQPAALGVQQPSLLGASPTIYTQQTALAAAGLTTQTPTNYQLTQTAALQQQAAAAAAALQQQYSQPQQTLYSVQQQLQQPQQTLLTQPAVALPTSLSLSTPQPAAQITVSYPAPRSSQQQTQPQKQRVFTGVVTKLHDTFGFVDEDVFFQLSAVKGKTPQVGDRVLVEATYNPNMPFKWNAQRIQTLPNQNQSQAQPLLKTPPAVLQPIAQQTFGVQAQPQPQSLLQAQISAASITPLLQTQPQPLLQQPQQKGGLLQPPVRLVSQPQPARRLDPPSRFSGRNDRGGDPMPNRKDDRSRERERERRRSRERSPQRKRSRERSPRRERERSPRRPRRVVPRYTVQFSKFSLDCRSCDMMELRRRYQNLYIPSDFFDAQFTWVDAFPMSRPFQLGNYCNFYVMHREVDPIDKNAAVLDPPDADHLYSAKVMLMASPSMEDLYHKSCALAEDPQELRDGFQHPARLVKFLVGMKGKDEAMAIGGHWSPSLDGPDPEKDPSVLIKTAIRCCKALTGIDLSVCTQWYRFAEIRYHRPEETHKGRTVPAHVETVVLFFPDVWHCLPTRSEWETLSRGYKQQLVEKLQGERKEADGEQDEEEKDDGEAKEISTPTHWSKLDPKTMKVNDLRKELESRTLSSKGLKSQLIARLTKQLKVEEQKEEQKELEKSEKEEEEEEDRKSEDDKEEEERKRQEELERQRRERRYILPDEPAIIVHPNWAAKSGKFDCSIMSLSVLLDYRLEDNKEHSFEVSLFAELFNEMLQRDFGVRIYKALISLPEREDKKDKKGKKDERKEKKEEKDDETDDPKPKRRKSGDDKDKKEEKDEKKREDKKKDDAKDEEETEDDNNQEEYDPMEAEDAEDEDEECRPLATPIEVSRRYRDEEEMNKREDRREGNKHCKERASKDKEKDKTQMVTVNRDLLMAFVYFDQSHCGYLLEKDMEEILYTLGLHLSRAQVKKLLNKVVLRESCFYRRLTDTSKDEENQEESDELQEDMLGNRLLLPSPAVKQESKAVEENVGLIVYNGAMVDVGSLLQKLEKSERVRAEIEQKLQLLEEKTDEDEKTILQLENSNKSLSAELKEVKKDLGQLQENLKTSDDKKLQFEGQLNKTIKNLATVMDEIQSVLKQDIVKNEDKDQKSKENGANV; this comes from the exons ttgcAGCAACCTCAGCAGACCCTTTTAACTCAG CCTGCAGTTGCGCTCCCGACCAGCCTCAGCCTGTCCACGCCCCAGCCGGCAGCACAGATCACTGTCTCCTACCCAGCTCCCCgctccagccagcagcaaacccagccaCAAAAGCAGCGTGTCTTCACTGGGGTGGTGACTAAGCTACATGATACATTTGGCTTTGTGGATGAAGATGTCTTCTTTCAGCTTAG TGCTGTCAAAGGAAAGACCCCTCAGGTGGGTGACAGAGTTTTGGTAGAAGCTACTTACAATCCTAATATGCCATTCAAATGGAATGCCCAAAGGATCCAGACCCTCCCGAACCAG AACCAGAGCCAGGCGCAGCCGCTGCTGAAGACGCCGCCGGCCGTCCTGCAGCCCATCGCTCAGCAGACCTTCGGGGtccaggcacagccacagccgcagtccctgctgcaggcacagatcTCAGCAGCTTCCATCACACCTCTGCTCCAGACACAgcctcagccactgctgcagcagccgcAGCAGAAAG GTGGTTTGTTGCAGCCCCCAGTCCGTCTGGTTTCACAGCCACAACCAGCTCGAAGACTAGACCCACCATCCAGATTTTCTGGGAGGAATGACCGAGGAGGAGACCCTATGCCAAACAGAAAGGATGACAGGAG TCGTGAAAGAGAACGAGAGAGACGCAGGTCCCGGGAAAGATCTCCGCAGAGGAAACGCTCACGAGAGAGATCGCCCAGACGGGAGAGGGAGAGGTCACCGCGGAGACCCCGGCGGGTCGTTCCTCGTTACACCGTTCAGTTCTCCAAGTTTTCATTGGACTG CCGTAGCTGTGATATGATGGAGCTGAGGAGGCGTTACCAGAACTTGTATATCCCGAGCGATTTCTTTGATGCTCAGTTTACATGGGTGGATGCTTTTCCTATGTCTAGACCATTTCAGCTGGGAAACTACTGTAATTTCTATGTAATGCATAGAGAAGTAGATCCTATAGATAAGAACGCTGCTGTCCTTGATCCACCTGATGCTGATCATCTCTACAGTGCTAAG GTGATGTTGATGGCTAGTCCTAGCATGGAAGATCTCTACCACAAGTCATGTGCTTTGGCTGAGGACCCCCAAGAACTTCGTGATGGATTTCAGCATCCTGCTAGACTTGTAAAG TTTTTAGTGGGTATGAAAGGCAAAGATGAAGCTATGGCTATTGGAGGACACTGGTCCCCATCACTGGATGGACCTGATCCAGAAAAGGACCCTTCGGTGCTGATAAAGACGGCAATTCGTTGTTGCAAGGCTCTTACAGGGATTGACTTAAGTGTGTGCACGCAATG GTACCGTTTTGCAGAGATTCGCTACCATCGCCCTGAGGAGACCCACAAGGGGCGTACAGTTCCAGCTCATGTGGAgacagtggttttatttttcccgGATGTTTGGCATTGCCTTCCCACCCGCTCAGAGTGGGAAACCCTCTCCCGAGGATACAAGCAGCAGCTGGTCGAGAAGCTTCAGGGTGAACGCAAGGAGGCTGATGGAGAACAG gatgaagaggaaaaggatGATGGAGAAGCTAAAGAGATCTCTACGCCTACACACTGGTCTAAACTGGATCCAAAAACAATGAAG GTAAATGACCTTCGCAAAGAATTAGAAAGTCGAACCCTTAGCTCTAAGGGACTGAAATCTCAGCTGATAGCTCGACTGACAAAGCAGCTAAAAGTAGAGGaacaaaaagaagagcaaaaggaGCTAGAGAAGtctgagaaagaagaggaagaggaggaggatagAAAATCTGAGGATGATAAAGAG gaagaggaaagaaagcgCCAAGAGGAGCTGGAACGTCAGCGGCGGGAGCGACGCTACATCCTGCCGGATGAGCCAGCCATCATTGTGCACCCAAACTGGGCAGCAAAGAGTGGCAAGTTTGACTGCAGCATTATGTCTCTGAGTGTTCTTCTGGACTACAGATTAGAAGATAATAAAGAACATTCCTTTGAG GTATCATTGTTTGCAGAACTCTTCAATGAAATGCTTCAGAGAGATTTTGGTGTTAGAATTTACAAAGCACTGATTTCTCTCCCAGAGAGAGAGgacaaaaaggacaaaaaaggcaaaaaagatgagagaaaagaaaaaaaagaagaaaaagatgatgAAACAGATGATCCAAAAcctaagagaagaaaatctggagatgataaagataaaaaagaagagaaagatgaaaagaag AGggaagataaaaagaaagatgatgctaaagatgaagaagaaactGAAGATGACAATAATCAAGAAGAATATGATCCAATGGAGGCAGAAGATgctgaagatgaagatgaag aatgcagACCACTCGCAACTCCCATTGAAGTCAGTAGGAGAT ACCGGGATGAAGAGGAAATGAACAAACGAGAAGAcagaagagagggaaataaGCATTGTAAAGAGAGGGCGTCTAAAGATAAA GAGAAAGACAAGACCCAGATGGTCACTGTTAACAGGGATCTCCTGAtggcttttgtttattttgatcAAAGTCACTGTGGATACCTTCTGGAGAAGGACATGGAGGAAATCCTGTACACTCTTGGACTACACCTGTCACGTGCTCAG GTCAAGAAGCTGCTCAATAAAGTAGTGCTTCGAGAATCTTGCTTTTACAGAAGACTAACAGATACTtcaaaagatgaagaaaaccaagaagaaTCTGACGAGCTACAGGAAGATATGTTAG GAAACCGCCTGCTGCTGCCATCGCCCGCTGTGAAGCAGGAGTCCAAGGCTGTGGAGGAGAACGTCGGCCTCATTGTGTACAACGGGGCCATGGTGGATGTGGGGAGCCTTCTACAGAAGCTGGAGAAAAGTGAAAGGGTGCGAGCAGAGATTGAGCAAAAGCTGCAGCTactagaagaaaaaacag ATGAGGATGAAAAAACTATACTACAACTGGAGAATTCTAACAAAAGTCTGTCTGCGGAGctaaaagaagtaaaaaaggaTCTTGGCCAACTGCAAGAAAATTTGAAGACCTCAGATgataaaaaattgcaatttgAGGGTCAGCTGAATAAGACAATCAAAAATTTAGCTACTGTTATGGATGAAATACAGAGTGTTCTCAAACAG gacATTGTGAAGAACGAAGATAAAGATcagaaatccaaagaaaatgGAGCAAACGTATGA
- the CCAR1 gene encoding cell division cycle and apoptosis regulator protein 1 isoform X6: MAQFGGQKNPPWATQFTATAVSQPAALGVQQPSLLGASPTIYTQQTALAAAGLTTQTPTNYQLTQTAALQQQAAAAAAALQQQYSQPQQTLYSVQQQQPQQTLLTQPAVALPTSLSLSTPQPAAQITVSYPAPRSSQQQTQPQKQRVFTGVVTKLHDTFGFVDEDVFFQLSAVKGKTPQVGDRVLVEATYNPNMPFKWNAQRIQTLPNQNQSQAQPLLKTPPAVLQPIAQQTFGVQAQPQPQSLLQAQISAASITPLLQTQPQPLLQQPQQKGGLLQPPVRLVSQPQPARRLDPPSRFSGRNDRGGDPMPNRKDDRSRERERERRRSRERSPQRKRSRERSPRRERERSPRRPRRVVPRYTVQFSKFSLDCRSCDMMELRRRYQNLYIPSDFFDAQFTWVDAFPMSRPFQLGNYCNFYVMHREVDPIDKNAAVLDPPDADHLYSAKVMLMASPSMEDLYHKSCALAEDPQELRDGFQHPARLVKFLVGMKGKDEAMAIGGHWSPSLDGPDPEKDPSVLIKTAIRCCKALTGIDLSVCTQWYRFAEIRYHRPEETHKGRTVPAHVETVVLFFPDVWHCLPTRSEWETLSRGYKQQLVEKLQGERKEADGEQDEEEKDDGEAKEISTPTHWSKLDPKTMKVNDLRKELESRTLSSKGLKSQLIARLTKQLKVEEQKEEQKELEKSEKEEEEEEDRKSEDDKEEEERKRQEELERQRRERRYILPDEPAIIVHPNWAAKSGKFDCSIMSLSVLLDYRLEDNKEHSFEVSLFAELFNEMLQRDFGVRIYKALISLPEREDKKDKKGKKDERKEKKEEKDDETDDPKPKRRKSGDDKDKKEEKDEKKREDKKKDDAKDEEETEDDNNQEEYDPMEAEDAEDEDEECRPLATPIEVSRRYRDEEEMNKREDRREGNKHCKERASKDKEKDKTQMVTVNRDLLMAFVYFDQSHCGYLLEKDMEEILYTLGLHLSRAQVKKLLNKVVLRESCFYRRLTDTSKDEENQEESDELQEDMLGNRLLLPSPAVKQESKAVEENVGLIVYNGAMVDVGSLLQKLEKSERVRAEIEQKLQLLEEKTDEDEKTILQLENSNKSLSAELKEVKKDLGQLQENLKTSDDKKLQFEGQLNKTIKNLATVMDEIQSVLKQDIVKNEDKDQKSKENGANV, from the exons CAACCTCAGCAGACCCTTTTAACTCAG CCTGCAGTTGCGCTCCCGACCAGCCTCAGCCTGTCCACGCCCCAGCCGGCAGCACAGATCACTGTCTCCTACCCAGCTCCCCgctccagccagcagcaaacccagccaCAAAAGCAGCGTGTCTTCACTGGGGTGGTGACTAAGCTACATGATACATTTGGCTTTGTGGATGAAGATGTCTTCTTTCAGCTTAG TGCTGTCAAAGGAAAGACCCCTCAGGTGGGTGACAGAGTTTTGGTAGAAGCTACTTACAATCCTAATATGCCATTCAAATGGAATGCCCAAAGGATCCAGACCCTCCCGAACCAG AACCAGAGCCAGGCGCAGCCGCTGCTGAAGACGCCGCCGGCCGTCCTGCAGCCCATCGCTCAGCAGACCTTCGGGGtccaggcacagccacagccgcagtccctgctgcaggcacagatcTCAGCAGCTTCCATCACACCTCTGCTCCAGACACAgcctcagccactgctgcagcagccgcAGCAGAAAG GTGGTTTGTTGCAGCCCCCAGTCCGTCTGGTTTCACAGCCACAACCAGCTCGAAGACTAGACCCACCATCCAGATTTTCTGGGAGGAATGACCGAGGAGGAGACCCTATGCCAAACAGAAAGGATGACAGGAG TCGTGAAAGAGAACGAGAGAGACGCAGGTCCCGGGAAAGATCTCCGCAGAGGAAACGCTCACGAGAGAGATCGCCCAGACGGGAGAGGGAGAGGTCACCGCGGAGACCCCGGCGGGTCGTTCCTCGTTACACCGTTCAGTTCTCCAAGTTTTCATTGGACTG CCGTAGCTGTGATATGATGGAGCTGAGGAGGCGTTACCAGAACTTGTATATCCCGAGCGATTTCTTTGATGCTCAGTTTACATGGGTGGATGCTTTTCCTATGTCTAGACCATTTCAGCTGGGAAACTACTGTAATTTCTATGTAATGCATAGAGAAGTAGATCCTATAGATAAGAACGCTGCTGTCCTTGATCCACCTGATGCTGATCATCTCTACAGTGCTAAG GTGATGTTGATGGCTAGTCCTAGCATGGAAGATCTCTACCACAAGTCATGTGCTTTGGCTGAGGACCCCCAAGAACTTCGTGATGGATTTCAGCATCCTGCTAGACTTGTAAAG TTTTTAGTGGGTATGAAAGGCAAAGATGAAGCTATGGCTATTGGAGGACACTGGTCCCCATCACTGGATGGACCTGATCCAGAAAAGGACCCTTCGGTGCTGATAAAGACGGCAATTCGTTGTTGCAAGGCTCTTACAGGGATTGACTTAAGTGTGTGCACGCAATG GTACCGTTTTGCAGAGATTCGCTACCATCGCCCTGAGGAGACCCACAAGGGGCGTACAGTTCCAGCTCATGTGGAgacagtggttttatttttcccgGATGTTTGGCATTGCCTTCCCACCCGCTCAGAGTGGGAAACCCTCTCCCGAGGATACAAGCAGCAGCTGGTCGAGAAGCTTCAGGGTGAACGCAAGGAGGCTGATGGAGAACAG gatgaagaggaaaaggatGATGGAGAAGCTAAAGAGATCTCTACGCCTACACACTGGTCTAAACTGGATCCAAAAACAATGAAG GTAAATGACCTTCGCAAAGAATTAGAAAGTCGAACCCTTAGCTCTAAGGGACTGAAATCTCAGCTGATAGCTCGACTGACAAAGCAGCTAAAAGTAGAGGaacaaaaagaagagcaaaaggaGCTAGAGAAGtctgagaaagaagaggaagaggaggaggatagAAAATCTGAGGATGATAAAGAG gaagaggaaagaaagcgCCAAGAGGAGCTGGAACGTCAGCGGCGGGAGCGACGCTACATCCTGCCGGATGAGCCAGCCATCATTGTGCACCCAAACTGGGCAGCAAAGAGTGGCAAGTTTGACTGCAGCATTATGTCTCTGAGTGTTCTTCTGGACTACAGATTAGAAGATAATAAAGAACATTCCTTTGAG GTATCATTGTTTGCAGAACTCTTCAATGAAATGCTTCAGAGAGATTTTGGTGTTAGAATTTACAAAGCACTGATTTCTCTCCCAGAGAGAGAGgacaaaaaggacaaaaaaggcaaaaaagatgagagaaaagaaaaaaaagaagaaaaagatgatgAAACAGATGATCCAAAAcctaagagaagaaaatctggagatgataaagataaaaaagaagagaaagatgaaaagaag AGggaagataaaaagaaagatgatgctaaagatgaagaagaaactGAAGATGACAATAATCAAGAAGAATATGATCCAATGGAGGCAGAAGATgctgaagatgaagatgaag aatgcagACCACTCGCAACTCCCATTGAAGTCAGTAGGAGAT ACCGGGATGAAGAGGAAATGAACAAACGAGAAGAcagaagagagggaaataaGCATTGTAAAGAGAGGGCGTCTAAAGATAAA GAGAAAGACAAGACCCAGATGGTCACTGTTAACAGGGATCTCCTGAtggcttttgtttattttgatcAAAGTCACTGTGGATACCTTCTGGAGAAGGACATGGAGGAAATCCTGTACACTCTTGGACTACACCTGTCACGTGCTCAG GTCAAGAAGCTGCTCAATAAAGTAGTGCTTCGAGAATCTTGCTTTTACAGAAGACTAACAGATACTtcaaaagatgaagaaaaccaagaagaaTCTGACGAGCTACAGGAAGATATGTTAG GAAACCGCCTGCTGCTGCCATCGCCCGCTGTGAAGCAGGAGTCCAAGGCTGTGGAGGAGAACGTCGGCCTCATTGTGTACAACGGGGCCATGGTGGATGTGGGGAGCCTTCTACAGAAGCTGGAGAAAAGTGAAAGGGTGCGAGCAGAGATTGAGCAAAAGCTGCAGCTactagaagaaaaaacag ATGAGGATGAAAAAACTATACTACAACTGGAGAATTCTAACAAAAGTCTGTCTGCGGAGctaaaagaagtaaaaaaggaTCTTGGCCAACTGCAAGAAAATTTGAAGACCTCAGATgataaaaaattgcaatttgAGGGTCAGCTGAATAAGACAATCAAAAATTTAGCTACTGTTATGGATGAAATACAGAGTGTTCTCAAACAG gacATTGTGAAGAACGAAGATAAAGATcagaaatccaaagaaaatgGAGCAAACGTATGA